In a genomic window of Myotis daubentonii chromosome 18, mMyoDau2.1, whole genome shotgun sequence:
- the LOC132220575 gene encoding histone H2B type 2-E has protein sequence MPEPAKSAPAPKKGSKKAVTKAQKKDGKKRKRSRKESYSIYVYKVLKQVHPDTGISSKAMGIMNSFVNDIFERIAGEASRLAHYNKRSTITSREIQTAVRLLLPGELAKHAVSEGTKAVTKYTSSK, from the coding sequence ATGCCTGAGCCGGCCAAGTCCGCTCCCGCGCCCAAGAAGGGCTCGAAGAAAGCGGTCACCAAGGCCCAGAAGAAGGATGGCAAGAAGCGCAAGCGCAGCCGCAAGGAGAGCTACTCCATCTACGTGTACAAGGTGCTCAAGCAGGTGCACCCCGACACCGGCATCTCGTCCAAGGCCATGGGCATCATGAACTCCTTCGTCAACGACATCTTCGAGCGCATCGCCGGCGAGGCGTCGCGCCTGGCGCATTACAACAAGCGCTCCACCATCACGTCCCGGGAGATCCAGACGGCCGTGCGCCTGCTGCTGCCCGGCGAGCTGGCCAAGCACGCCGTGTCCGAGGGCACCAAGGCCGTCACCAAGTACACCAGCTCCAAATGA
- the LOC132220577 gene encoding histone H3-like, which produces MSGRGKGGKGLGKGGAKRHRKVLRDNIQGITKPAIRRLARRGGVKRISGLIYEETRGVLKVFLENVIRDAVTYTEHAKRKTVTAMDVVYALKRQGRRAPELLHLRVAPRIAMARTKQTARKSTGGKAPRKQLATKAARKSAPATGGVKKPHRYRPGTVALREIRRYQKSTELLIRKLPFQRLVREIAQDFKTDLRFQSSAVMALQEASEAYLVGLFEDTNLCAIHAKRVTIMPKDIQLARRIRGERA; this is translated from the exons ATGTCGGGCAGAGGCAAGGGCGGCAAAGGCCTGGGCAAAGGCGGCGCCAAGCGTCACCGCAAAGTCCTGAGAGACAACATCCAGGGCATCACCAAGCCCGCCATCCGCCGCCTCGCTCGGCGCGGGGGTGTCAAGCGGATCTCGGGCCTCATCTACGAGGAGACGCGGGGGGTGCTGAAGGTGTTCCTGGAGAACGTGATCCGGGACGCCGTCACCTACACGGAGCACGCCAAGCGCAAGACGGTCACCGCCATGGACGTGGTGTACGCGCTGAAGCGACAGGGCC GCCGAGCTCCAG AGCTACTCCATCTACGT GTTGCGCCTCGCATCGCCATGGCCCGTACGAAGCAGACCGCCCGGAAGTCGACCGGTGGCAAGGCTCCGCGCAAGCAGCTGGCCACCAAGGCGGCCCGCAAGAGCGCGCCGGCCACGGGCGGCGTGAAGAAGCCGCACCGCTACCGGCCGGGCACCGTGGCCCTGCGCGAGATCCGGCGCTACCAGAAGTCGACCGAGCTGCTGATCCGCAAGCTGCCCTTCCAGCGCCTGGTGCGCGAGATCGCGCAGGACTTCAAGACCGACCTGCGCTTCCAGAGCTCGGCCGTCATGGCGCTGCAGGAGGCGAGCGAGGCCTACCTGGTGGGGCTGTTCGAGGACACCAACCTGTGCGCCATCCACGCCAAGCGCGTCACCATCATGCCCAAGGACATCCAGCTGGCCCGCCGCAtccgcggggagcgggcctaa
- the LOC132220578 gene encoding histone H3-like, with protein sequence MSGRGKGGKGLGKGGAKRHRKVLRDNIQGITKPAIRRLARRGGVKRISGLIYEETRGVLKVFLENVIRDAVTYTEHAKRKTVTAMDVVYALKRQGRRAPELLHLRVAPRIAMARTKQTARKSTGGKAPRKQLATKAARKSAPATGGVKKPHRYRPGTVALREIRRYQKSTELLIRKLPFQRLVREIAQDFKTDLRFQSSAVMALQEASEAYLVGLFEDTNLCAIHAKRVTIMPKDIQLARRIRGERA encoded by the exons ATGTCGGGCAGAGGCAAGGGCGGCAAAGGCCTGGGCAAAGGCGGCGCCAAGCGTCACCGCAAAGTCCTGAGAGACAACATCCAGGGCATCACCAAGCCCGCCATCCGCCGCCTCGCTCGGCGCGGGGGTGTCAAGCGGATCTCGGGCCTCATCTACGAGGAGACGCGGGGGGTGCTGAAGGTGTTCCTGGAGAACGTGATCCGGGACGCCGTCACCTACACGGAGCACGCCAAGCGCAAGACGGTCACCGCCATGGACGTGGTGTACGCGCTGAAGCGGCAGGGCC GCCGAGCTCCAG AGCTACTCCATCTACGT GTTGCGCCTCGCATCGCCATGGCCCGTACGAAGCAGACCGCCCGGAAGTCGACCGGTGGCAAGGCTCCGCGCAAGCAGCTGGCCACCAAGGCGGCCCGCAAGAGCGCGCCGGCCACGGGCGGCGTGAAGAAGCCGCACCGCTACCGGCCGGGCACCGTGGCCCTGCGCGAGATCCGGCGCTACCAGAAGTCGACCGAGCTGCTGATCCGCAAGCTGCCCTTCCAGCGCCTGGTGCGCGAGATCGCGCAGGACTTCAAGACCGACCTGCGCTTCCAGAGCTCGGCCGTCATGGCGCTGCAGGAGGCGAGCGAGGCCTACCTGGTGGGGCTGTTCGAGGACACCAACCTGTGCGCCATCCACGCCAAGCGCGTCACCATCATGCCCAAGGACATCCAGCTGGCCCGCCGCAtccgcggggagcgggcctaa
- the LOC132220576 gene encoding histone H4 translates to MSGRGKGGKGLGKGGAKRHRKVLRDNIQGITKPAIRRLARRGGVKRISGLIYEETRGVLKVFLENVIRDAVTYTEHAKRKTVTAMDVVYALKRQGRTLYGFGG, encoded by the coding sequence ATGTCTGGGAGAGGCAAGGGTGGTAAAGGCTTAGGCAAGGGTGGTGCCAAGCGTCACCGCAAAGTCTTAAGAGACAACATCCAGGGCATCACGAAGCCCGCCATCCGCCGTCTCGCTCGGCGCGGGGGTGTCAAGCGGATCTCGGGCCTCATCTACGAGGAGACGCGGGGGGTGCTGAAGGTGTTCCTGGAGAACGTGATCCGGGACGCTGTCACCTACACAGAGCACGCCAAGCGCAAGACGGTCACCGCCATGGACGTGGTGTACGCCCTGAAGCGACAGGGCCGCACCCTGTATGGCTTCGGAGGTTAG
- the LOC132220574 gene encoding histone H2A type 2-A, whose amino-acid sequence MSGRGKQGGKARAKAKSRSSRAGLQFPVGRVHRLLRKGNYAERVGAGAPVYMAAVLEYLTAEILELAGNAARDNKKTRIIPRHLQLAIRNDEELNKLLGKVTIAQGGVLPNIQAVLLPKKTESHHKAKGK is encoded by the coding sequence ATGTCTGGTCGTGGCAAACAGGGAGGCAAGGCCCGCGCTAAGGCCAAGTCCCGCTCTTCCCGCGCCGGTCTCCAGTTCCCGGTGGGGCGTGTGCACCGGCTGCTGCGCAAGGGCAACTACGCCGAGCGGGTGGGAGCCGGCGCGCCCGTCTACATGGCGGCGGTGCTGGAGTACCTGACCGCCGAGATCCTGGAGCTGGCGGGCAACGCGGCCCGAGACAACAAGAAGACGCGCATCATCCCCCGTCACCTGCAGCTGGCCATCCGCAACGACGAGGAGCTCAACAAGCTGCTGGGCAAGGTGACCATCGCCCAGGGCGGCGTCTTGCCCAACATCCAGGCCGTGCTGCTCCCCAAGAAGACGGAGAGCCACCACAAGGCGAAGGGCAAGTGA